tatactggttgaaatatgctctaagtccCTATTCTTTTCGTctcctactatattatataatgttatatcatatcatatagtatatagtatctatactatttattaagtgttttactgagttggtgtcacatgAGCTACCATATCAAtaccattaaaaattttaatagttcagctaattttttttccaaaaacaaacCATGTTGAAGCAAATAGCCATGTTGAAGCAAGTGTTGAAGAGTTTAAAGCAACCAAACAAGAATGATTCGAGCGGCTTGACATTGCAACGAACCGTTGCCTCTTGTCACCAGAAATATATCACAGTTCCACAAACTCAACTTAACACTTGAATCATTTCAGATCCTTCCATAAACTCAGGAATGTCTTTGACCCAACATAGTGCCATATCTTCCCCACACAATTTGCTAACTCGTGGCAAAATTTGCTCTCCTGGGAACTTCATAGTCCATTTGGAGAGCTGCAAAGTAGCTTAATGTCCATAACACTGAATCCGAAGGAAACACGGTGAGAATATATCAAACAATTCCACACAATGACCCTAAAAGTGAAGGACCTTAAATTCTAAACTCTAAAACCTTTAGAACCACTCTGCTTTATTTTTCTCTCCCCCTAAACCATCACTAATTTTACCATTGTAGGGTGCCTCAAAGTACAAACTCAGATCCCTCTAACCCATTTTCTCCTTTTACAAACCAATTGAAACATTAACACCATCTATTGTCAAAAACCGACCTCAACATTAACATACCCAATGTATAATGCATAAGGATATGGAATATCAAATATGTTCATAGAGTTTGCAGTGTATCTGTCAATGACGAATTAATTGATATGATCAAATCCTTGCAGATATTGGCTGTCGTGCCATTATGGCAAATTATATCAACCGAGTGATTACAAAACAACGTAGGCTTACATAACTTTACCTCAATATAGAAAATCTAGTATCAGGAGTGAAGTCTTGAGAATTACTTTtagggtcaaaatataattttataaattttaaagggatTAAAAAGCATATTTACGATTTATGGGGACCAAGGCCACTACTAAAATCCCCTTATCTACGCCCTGTAATGATGTTGTATTCTAAAATTATGTCACTCCATTGCCTGttccttttacaaaaaaaaatatatttaaagtgATGGCATGACACTATATCATAGTGTTAATGACATTGACCGAAATTGAGAAAAGTTGACAAATTCTAAGATTAATGTGGACCAAAATAATTGaaggaataaattgagaaaaaatgtcaaatttaaagattaaatgttACTTTATaccaaagaaaaacaaatttatattttattataattacataaaataacaataataagatAATTGTTGAATACATAGTCATTGAAATGTAAAAATTTCCAAAACAAAATCATTGAATAAACGACATGGTTCGCAATGGTGTTTCTGACAATCATCAGGGTCGTTGTTGCCATTTTAAAATTTGGTGGAAGATGATgactcaaatttaaaattcacaaaatcttattttcttattgaattgtatatttaaGTATATCGTTTTTTCACCTCTCAATCTTCCACGATATTTATCAAGAAAAATACGATGTTAAAAGTGTACCTTTGTGAATTGAAAGAAATTATCATGTGTGAGATAATCACCATATTTCATTTTTTGTGTGAAATGGAAGAAATTATTGAGATAATCACCATATTTTATCACAAAAACCTCATAATTAATCAAGCTTTACAATACATTGTggtacaaaagaaagaaaatgtaaaataaataagtaaataaatggtagaaaaatgtgaattttggaagatgagtacatatatatttttattttggaagaaGAGATAAAGTATctctattttcaatttaattcgaTTTGCTTTTTTTTATGGcttgttgaaattattttttaaattaatattcgAAGTTTGATTCTATAAGTTTATGAAATCTAACTGTTTTTAATTTCTCTGTGTTTTTTGGTATCTGCATGTCTTTTGATTTTATTACAATTGTTCAGGTTTGTTATATAGCTAGTATTTGTTAATACAAATCTCCGGTGAGGAAAATATTGGACACACAAACAAAACtcgaacaaaaaaagaagaagaaatatgaCAAGACTCCAAGgtgtgtatcaagccactatctttaagcttatattcgcccccacttatcttcggtgtgcaaaagagtttcaagcaaattaacctcaagGATACAATGAAACCAATGACTATTTACGTTTTGCATTGACGAATATCCCACTAAgcactgagcaatgtataacaagaaacttaatttctaaaaaaagatttatgcagtaatactttatagaataatctaataatattagaaaattgatgaaggaaagaaataattttagaatttgttgGTATGATTTCTAAATAAAATCTCATTCTTATTTATAgcaattttcatgtctcttcgtAAAGAcgtctttcaataggtgtctttctaaataaataaataataattattcatctaattttaaaatgttattggaacactaaaaatatttatagttattggaacactataaatatttgaaaatgttccaacagtATTTCATAACTTAAATTATTTGCTTTATGAGTTAGATAATTAGTCAATCAATTGGTTTCTAATAATTGTGACGACTGCATTATAATTTGAGTAGTGTAGGCATTCAATCTAACTTAAATAAATCCTGATAGTGCATTTGCTGGTTAGAATTGGGCCTCTTTCATTCTTAAGGCTATTGATAATTAAATTCTCAAGCGATCGTTATAGGGTTATTTGTCAATAAGGGGAGTAATCAATAATAATTGTCTTTATTATTGAGAAGGTAAGACGAGATTAGGTTACTTAGCGATTGTCAGTAACTATAACtactttattaaaaaatattgaaatttatctTTACATAAATGATCAAACTTTTAAATCAAATGGATAATTTACTTTGACTAAAAGCTTTATCTCatatatttttcacaaaattttagttattgctttctttattttttccaaatttgtattttagtttttaagtttttctttaaaCAAAACCTCCCTCTTTATTTTGGTTGTCCTTCTAGATTGCATGACTGGCTACCAAGAAGTAGGTTGTTGGGATCAATGCATTGGTTTGTTCATCGATGGCTGATGGTTGCTCTATGGTTTTGGTCTCCATTCatgctttgaatttgttgaatgtGAGTGAATCTCAGTTTTTGGATGTTGCTGGTTGTCATGTTTCGATTATTTATGCAACATGGGGTAGGTCGATTGGTGACTAGATGTGGTGTTGCTTTCTCTCTAATTACAGCTCGCCGCAGTACGTGGTGATTGTCGGTCGAAATTAtcgttattataataaaaaaatgtcacGTTTTAAATGATTTGTAATTTTGAAgagtatttttttttagaaaatagacATTATTAAGTGATTACAATAATTAAATCATAGTTAAAAGGATTTAGACGATCTTCACTCAACAAATTTCTAATCGAATCTGGCGGAACTGCAAACAAACGGAGCAAAGAATCTCTTGTGTCAACACATTTAGTCATGTGATCCGCAACTCCATTCTGATTTCTTGGCATATATCAGACACGAACCTCCCATCTTCGACGCAACAACTGATGTAACAATCTTAATTCCACTAAACTACCATTAGCTCCTCCACCAGACAATATTAGTTCAATCAACAAAGTATTATCACACTAAACTTCAACTTTTCTGAACCCCTTTTCCCAAGTTATAAAAAGGCCTTCCAACATTGCTCTTATTTCAACTTTAAAAGCTAATTTTTTGTCGAAACTCATCGTATAACCTCATAACCAGTTTGCATTCGAATCCCTTAATACTCCGCCAATAGAAGCACTTTGCCCAATAATTGACACCACCCCATCTGAATTAAGCTTAATCCAACCCGTTTCTGGAGGCGACCAACTCGAAAGGAAGCTCATGGTTCTTGGCTGTTGCATTTTCACATCCAAATCCCAATAATTTATTGGTtgagacttaaattttaaataaaatacttagGTCAcgtataatatttaaataaaattattcgaaacatatatcaaatttctatttattaaatataagataaaaaaacatatttaatttatacAACATTTctattcttaattaattttcccAAGTTTACATAACAATTAGCCATAATAACAAGGATAAGTGCGCCtattattacaaaattaattgaTTATCTTGTATTTATCTAATTTCTAAAGTAAAAAAGGTAATTTGAGTATTCTAGGACAATTATTAGAATGATCTGtactttttatttataatattatatatttcattaaataattaaataaaagtttcgttttttaattatttgaagggAATAAGGATGATCCTAAAAACTAAGAGttttaggcaccaataaaattttatcatatcatcaaattttaaagatataaaattattattatacaatcatccatagagaaattattttatagatccTTCCCACCACATTATTTATGGTCTCTTTccaattatttaataacatttcaataatttctttcatgtgattgacacataattttggtaatttttttacctTAAACCCAAACCAAAACCTTGAACCTTAAATCTAGGATCTCGAACCCTGAACTCAAAACCTAAAACCCAAAACACTAAACCAGCAACCCTGAACTCATAACCCATAACTCATAACCCCAAATCCTTGAACATTAAACCTGAACCCCAAACTTCAAACCCTTGAATTCTAAACTTGACCCTTAAACCCCAAACacaaaccctaaatcttaaatctCAAATCCAAACCTTGAACCTCATAGATTGGGATTCAAGGCTTAAGGTTTATGGTTCGAGTTTAAGGCTCGGGGTTCAtggtaaaaaaaatatcaaaattctgtgtcaatgacatggaaaaattgcataaaaattactatttttttaaaaaaattggttgcacaaaaataaaagaaatattaacttatggaaaaaaaaacaaaatgattaaaatttgtaaaagaagaaaagatgtttatttataattaaaaaagtaattattttaggtaatttaattaaagttaaattaagttggagaagatattaaatttaaatgaatgtaaacaactttaaaaattaatggCGTGACACTATTTTATTGATACCTAAAATCTATACTTTTTAAGaagattttaatataatttattcccttatttcaattccaattatgtttttttatttagtttattggATCACACTATTTTTATTCACATTTATGTCTTGTATAATTTTTTATCGATTATATTTATACTTGATACTTATAAATTAGCAACCATTCTTAAATTTTACCTTTAAAGCATTACCAAAATTATTTATTCCAGTTTTCTCAATCTTAGAGGATTCTTTATAAATCCTAGAGTATTAATGGTTGAAAAAAAGGTTAATACGGTTTGGATGTTGTTTTAATTGAGGGTTGAATTCTGATTACACGAGAAAAAGTCAGAATAAATACGTACTATAAATTTGCATAAGTTGTCACACGAATTCGCTTCCAAGTTCATCCTTAAGCTCAAAATAACCCATGTCTGTTAGAACTTTTTTACAACCTGGAacagcatctttctttttaaaccCAAGATTGTTGGCAAAGCGAATTTGGCCAGTAACACCATCCAACGCGGTGAGAACCACCCTGGCTTTCCTCCACGCTTATGTGGGATCATTACAATCTGCTCGGGGACTCTTCACCAAGGTGACATCACAGTCTGAGTCCTCATAATCCCCTGTCACTTCAATTTTGTAGTCTCCTAAATTATCAGTTGTTATTTCTGGGCTTTGAAAAGTAATTTTTTCATCCGTACGATTCTTACATTCCAATTTCACTGCTGCACCTGCCAGTTATACATATTTAAAaccttttattaaccttatttgaattatttataacaaaaaagaagaagaagaggctgTTAAAAAAAATGCATTAACTAGATTATATACCAGGGAGAGGTTCACTTAGGCTAGTCTCAAATTCAACACGACAAGTATCACAATAAACATGACCTAGGACGGTGAACTTGTTTGCATCGGATGCTGCTCCATTAACAAGGCTTAGTGAAGACGACATGCAGATAGCCAAAGAAACAAGGATGATCAGAGAAGCTTTTGCCATTTCTTTCTTGAATTTTCAAACTTGCTAAAAAGGGTAAATTTATAAAGAGATTTTTACTTTTTCTGGGATAGGGTTGTTATTCAACCTATCTATTTTTAGGGATTTGGTTTGTCGAAGCTAGGAGAGGGAGACTCCTGCTCCTTTctctttcttaatttttttcaaccatttttcttaaaaagacattataaaacaagaaaaattttaaaagagtaagaaattttcattttaaattttatcattcccattttttttataaaataaaataaaagtatgtcTAATATTTGTACttataaattaattagaattccaaataaaaatataattgtcACAACTTACAATGCGTtcaaaaattgttaaatttttttaataattaagcagttaacaaaggaaaataatatataataaattaaagtttaaattctgttattagttcttatattttcatttggtcaattttagtccctgtactttttaaaattcaaaattgtaGTCTTGACCCAAAACGTAGCAGTTAAATTCGTTTATTTAAAGTCAATTGCTGATCTTGTACTATGCATGTAGTTGTAGATTTAATCCatattctccaattggatcattTTAAATCTCTAtacaatttgaattttaaaacttcatatttgaCGCAAATGACCGTCGTTAATAAGCAAActtgacattacacatatgataatatgtttggtgCATCAAATTTTAGAAACAACAGAACTtgatgaatttaatagttattgcTTAAagatgactaaaattttaaatttagaaaagtaaatgactaaaaatgactaaataaaaAGATAGGGATTAAATCCACAACTGTTACAAAGTACAAGGACTAGTAGTAGAATTTAACATAATGAAATTCACAATAGTTGCCAATTTATTGAAATTATAGGCTTAGAAAAGTAAATTTGCCCATACCTAAATGAGTTCTCTAATGCACAAACTCTTAGATCCAActttttttttgacttttgaaTTTAGTTTAAGATAAAAttaccttttgtttttctttattattttttctccCCGTACGATggttttcaaatatatttttataactaattaaaataatattttacaaattttattaataatatgataaataaatttatacataatatttctatacaaaaaatattaaaattaataaatgatagtcTTAGGCTAAATGTAAATTAGATATTAAatgtaatatattaaattatagcGAACGGGTGGGCTTGGGCGGGTTTGGACGGGTGGGCTTGGGCGGGTTTGGATCTGGCTTACTCAAGCTCGGATTTTTTTAAGCTCAAACTTCAAACTTAACAAAGTGCTCCTTAGCTGGAGACATCAACCCTCTCTGATTAGATATAAtgtttataaaataataacattattGATTTAGCTCCAATCAAATTTATACTAAATTGTAGACTTGATAATAATGAACACGACATGAGAAAAGTACATAATTAATACATGACACAAATCTATAATTATGAAAGTGATACGAGTACATAATTATCGTATTAATTTATGTATTTGTCTCTTTTAGtctttaaacttatattttttttgtcaaattaattCAAAATGGATACAAAAGTTAACGTCCTTTAACTTTGTTAATGTGATTTACATATGGACTACCACATGCGTGATTTGATAAAACAcataagtttaagggctaaaaaatgtgaacaattaaataaaagactaaaatgacttttttgtaaagttggagggccaaataagttattatgcttaatttttagttatttttaatacATACTTATAGTATAATTTGTACtttcttaataaaaaatattaatatataaataatttttttcatatataaattttgaaatttatatatataaattaatatttttaaatttttagttatttttaatacATACTTATAGTTTAATTTGTACTTTCTTAATaaagatattaatatataaataattttttatatata
The genomic region above belongs to Gossypium hirsutum isolate 1008001.06 chromosome D05, Gossypium_hirsutum_v2.1, whole genome shotgun sequence and contains:
- the LOC107942901 gene encoding pollen-specific protein-like At4g18596 yields the protein MAKASLIILVSLAICMSSSLSLVNGAASDANKFTVLGHVYCDTCRVEFETSLSEPLPGAAVKLECKNRTDEKITFQSPEITTDNLGDYKIEVTGDYEDSDCDVTLVKSPRADCNDPT